In the genome of Mercurialis annua linkage group LG8, ddMerAnnu1.2, whole genome shotgun sequence, the window TCGTTTATTTCTTCAAtttccaagaaacagctcctccggctatactaaaaatatagcgGCTCATAGTTTTGGAATCATCGGACAAAGTATTCCAATCTGCATCGCTGTATCCTTCAAGTACAGCGGGATGCTTCTGATAATGTAAACCAAGATTCATggttcttttaaggtatctcattaccctttcaatagcatgccaatgctcaataattggtctactagtaaacctACATAGTAACCCAACGACATATGCaatgtcgggtctagtacaatcagtAGCATATcgaaggctgccaatgatgctcgcataatcagactgtcgtacactatcaccagtgttcttGAATAATTTTACACTTGGATCACATGGTGTACACGCAGGTTTACAGTCAAAGTAATTGTATTTCTTaagaatcttctcaacatagtgagattgatctaaagaaattccttcttcagatctagttatctttatgccaagaatgacattcgcttcacctagatctttcatatcaaagttggcactcaacgttgatttcacagcattcacaacatgaatatttgatccaaaaatcaacAAGTCATCGACATAGAGACATATGAAAGTACAAAGTTCCTTTTCAGATTTGTAGtaaatacatttgtcactttcattcactttaaaaccatttgagatgacaagattatcaaatttctcatgccactgcttaggtgcttgttttagaccatacaaAGATTTGCCTAACTTGCACACCTTCTGTTCCTGACCATGTATCACAAAATCTTCAGGTTGGTCCATGTAGATTTCTTCCTCCAATTCACCATTTAAAAAGGCagtcttaacatccatttggtgtacaACAAAATCATATAGAGCAGCGAtcgaaatcagcactctaatggatgttattctagtaacaggtgaataggtatcaaagaaatcaacgttttcacgttgtctATAACCTTTGGCTACAAGTCGAGCTTTGTATTTGTCTACTGTGCCATCAGGTTTCAGTTTCTTTTTTAAGATCCATTTACAACCTATGGTTTTGCAACCGGGAGGCAGATCAGTCAAATGCCATGTCTTATTGGACTCTAGTGAATCCATCTCATCATTGATGGCTTCTTGCCATAAATCAGAATCTAAAGAAGTTAGAGCTTCCTGGAGGTTTGTAGGATCCTCCTCTAAAGAATAGACATGGAAATCAGTTCCAAAATCTTTCGAAattctagctcttttacttCTTCTGATTTCTGGTTCTGTATCATCAGTAATCTCATTATTCATGACCACAGGAACATTACTAGATGACtcgcccccactatttcctaatttaaaaggaaactTCTGTTCATAAAATTCAGCATTTACTGATTCAATAATAACTCGTCcagtcaagtcataaaatctaTATGCTTTACTATtgactgcatacccaatgaaaacacattcataggctctgctagctaattttattcgtttcGGATCAGGAATCCGAACATAGGCTAAGCAGCCCCAagttctcaaataagacaaatttggttgtcttttctttaggaCCTCATGAGGTGAAATCTTATTGTTCGATTTAGGGACTCTGTTGAGTACATAACATACAGTCAACAAAATTTCACCCCACCAacaagaagcagctccagaattcaataaaatagacactactgcttctgtaagtgttctattttttctttcggctttaccgttcatttTAGAAGAATAAGGAGCTGTTATTTCATGCACAATACCATGTGAGTTATATAATTCTATAAACAAGCTAGATTCATATTCAGTACCTCTGTCACTgcgaaatcttttgattttcttattgaattgattttcaatttctgtaacaaataacttgaacatgtcaagcgcatcacttttatttttcatcaaatacacttgtgtaaaatcagaacaatcgtcaataaaagtgataaaatatcttttaccaTTTCTGGTCAAGGTACCATCAAGTTCACATATATCAGAATGTATTAAATTTAAAGGTTCAGATTCTCTAACTACTGATTTATGTGAGTTTTTTGTTATCTTAGCTTGACTAcagaattcacatttttcaaactcagtttggttcattttaggaattaatcctagggtactcatgttgttaattattcttttatttacatGACATAGTCTAGCCtgccaaatattaaaatcacaaaccatgtaaacagaagcaacatctttattaataatttcaatattCAGTTTAAACATACCCTCACAAGCATAGCCCTTtcccacaaaaataccatttctaGTAATGGTGTACATATCTCCACCAATGGTTTGAAAAAATCCAGCTTTGTTGAGAAGATATTCAGACACCAAATTCTTCCTCCTTATAGGAGTGTGCATCACATCCTTCAAGATTAGTATTTTTTCTGAAGTCAATTTCAGTTCAACACTTCCAATTCCAGCAACAGTAGTAGTGTGGGTATCACCTAGTAATACTTTCTTATCATCCACAACAGTGTATGTTTTGAACATAGAACGATCATGGTAAACATGGCGATTAGCGCCCGTGTCAACCCACCAACCACTTGATCCACcaacaaggttgatctcagCCATCATTTCTGTTATCATAGCCGTAAAAGGCTCTTCAGTCTGCCATATGACCCGGTTTTCCACAGTTAAAGCATAGAAATGGTGGCAGGTCATTCTTAATAGGTGGTGCATGTTTCACAATATGGTTCCTAGAAGGATTATCATTCTGGTTCGCTTTATTGCGATTCACATTTTGGTTTAGGTTCGAATTGCGATTCTGATTCTTAAAATTCTTGCCATTAGGCTTCAGACTCATCGAACTAAACTTTCTTGTGTTGTTAGAAACAACCAACACTTCATCTTTTAGATCATGTTTTCTCGCCTCTTCCTCAATCCGAAGATGAGTGATCAAATTTTCCAGCGAGAACTCTTTTGTTTTGTGCCTGAAAGAATTCTTAAAGTCCCTCCACGAAGGAGGTAATTTGTCAATTAAAACAGCAACTTGAAACTGTTCATCAAGAACCATACTTTCGGAAATGATCTCATGagctattttctgcaattcatggGATTGCGCCTCGACAGATTTTTCatcactcatttgatatttgaggTAGCGGCTGACTGCATACTTTTTAGTCCCCGCCTCCTTGGTatcatatttcttttgcagCGCCTCCCAAGTTTCCTTTGCAATTTTTCCATCATTGTAGTAATCATAGAGATCATCACTTAGTGCATTGAGAATAAAATTCTTGCACAAGTAATCATTAGTCATCCACTGTTGAAGTTCACCGTTCCGGCAGTTTCATCAACAACAGGCATTGTCATTGTCAAAACACAAACCACCTTCTTGATGGTTAGGGAAAATCCAGTCTTCTGTTTCCACCTTTTGAAATGCAAGCCTTCAAACCGGAATGGTTTGTTGGCATCAACAGTAGAAGAAACGTAGGCAGCAACCTCATCGGTATTCATGGCAGCAATTGTAAAGGGCCACGTCTAAAAATTGTTGAAACAATTGCTGTAAAATAAACTGAATACgatgaggctgagtcgcggactaggtcgctctcttttagaagTTTAGCGGCACATCTCGGTGGTGCAAAGATGACTATCAACCGCGGCGTCcataggataaaacagccggaaataCTGATTACACTGCACTGTGGAATCAGCTCTAAAACACTTTCTTTGTATTTCTCTGTATTTCTGTGTATCTCCAAATGAAAAATGAAGCCAGTATTTATAGGTTAAGAAAATATAGCTGTTgtgtaaataattaatacagAAAACGTTTTCTGATTAATGAGGAAAACAGCAACAGTCATAAACGTGGGGAGGTAAATCAGAGAGTCAAAACAGTTACAAaagaattgaataaaaaaaatattaatacttttgtatccaaaaaataaagtgctagcCGAACCGTACCACCCACCCAGAACAGGCCGGACGCCGCGCATGTGGTTAATACGGAAGGATGTAACTCCTACCCcgttcacaaaattgggtacctcttggggcccaaaccatataaaaaaaaaccaaacttataaacccaatgtattgatttctcctaagcaatgtaggaaaaccacaaaactctctatcttctcatttcaaattacaaggcactttttcttttaatattttaaattcaataactttCCAACAGAAAATTAACATGGAAATGACAAATCAGAAGTACTGCAACCTGCCAAAAAGTGTCCCGTTGCCACATCGCATGgattgattatttttatttttgttttatttgggGATAAGCTGCCACATCGCATggataaaatgtaaaatgtgATGTGTTGTTTCACTATTGGATGATTAGCTGAGCGTCGAAGCTGGCGGAGACAACGTCAAAAGACATGTTGAGAGAAGCAATAAAAAAGGCAGAGTCAGATGACATGTCAccactttttattaattacgtacttttaattttagcttAAGCATTATAAAATATTCAACTTTTGCGATCAtcaattatattcaaaattttaacaaTCAGCCTGTTTAACTATTTTTGAgtatattaatttcttttttagccattcataaatcaaaccaatttttctaaaaataggATAAGCTAACATGGCAATATCCACACTTTTAACCAACCAGCCACTAAACCGATAACTATCCAAAcaaactaaaactaaaactaCTCCAACACGCTGTgtttttctcaaattttaaaaataatttaattaaattattattataattataatttttaaatatatttattaaatatacaattagtttatattttttaaaataaatcaaaatctttatttttattaataaaaaactaaatttataaaatttatttcaaaaataaaatctatcCCATAATTTGAAATTCCGCTATTCTCTACTCCGGCCACCGCTACCTTCTCCTCCCTCTTTTACCCCGGTTACCAAGCCATGGCTGGAGAGGTCATGGCTTTATTCTTCTCCATGGATTGAGAAATTCGGTCTTGAAGATCTATTCGTTCTTCTCCACCTGGAATAGAATAGATTTGTTCTTCTTCAAGTTGAGAAGAACATCCCACATGAAGAAGAACAGGGTCGAACTCCTCCTACCATGGAGACGATGGCCTGAGAGATAGAGGGAGGAAGAGGGCGAGGGTGGCCGGAATGGAAGACATGGAGGGTGACATATTTTTAACTGACGAgataaaatactattttaattagtaagtttagaaaatatattttttaggtTTGCTTGTTTGGATAATAGTTGGTTCAATGGCTGATTGGTTAGAAGTGTGGATATTGTCATGTCGGCTTAATTCATTCCCCATCCCTGAGATGGCAACCAGATGGAGGTTGTATTGGCACAAAAATCAGTTTGATTTAcaaattgctataaaaaaaaactaatatactCAAAAATAGCTcaacaaattgatttttaaaggttCAGATATAATTGACAACACCCACAAAAATTGGCAAGTctttaatttttagtta includes:
- the LOC126661963 gene encoding uncharacterized protein LOC126661963 produces the protein MTNDYLCKNFILNALSDDLYDYYNDGKIAKETWEALQKKYDTKEAGTKKYAVSRYLKYQMSDEKSVEAQSHELQKIAHEIISESMVLDEQFQVAVLIDKLPPSWRDFKNSFRHKTKEFSLENLITHLRIEEEARKHDLKDEVLVVSNNTRKFSSMSLKPNGKNFKNQNRNSNLNQNVNRNKANQNDNPSRNHIVKHAPPIKNDLPPFLCFNCGKPGHMAD